A genome region from Megalobrama amblycephala isolate DHTTF-2021 linkage group LG18, ASM1881202v1, whole genome shotgun sequence includes the following:
- the odf2a gene encoding outer dense fiber protein 2 isoform X1 yields the protein MQKKSRTRSSSPPLHVHVNETTPVHVHVKKSTKCSPTKTAQVKTKSGLHPTAKVKTRVPWIPPGKVSTREASYKWEGPSHRLEITPPQEPECSQSPLRIEDLSTDEEEALHGRINQYERKIDSLMTEVSSLKNEVELRKKEQLLERQSERLSASQRVIAEQEEELAEVARELEATEQENSRLRVSMEKMLVENDFGRLERDSMQLDKDVLLRKLLEAEMDSSAAAKQVSALRETVSHMSRSVSEKRMSGSDSTLLTRQKELLLQKLETFESTNRALRHLLREQHSREMESLRLLEQKDTLLKRLSDVEEDNSRILAKLQDKEREVNQLTSLLESEKESAKTTSELSKVLESTRAHLQGQLRNKESENSRLNVQIRNLERSISQQQGEVDHLQNQLRDLRQQAEADKEALKKATRAQKQRAQRSEDTVGQLSAQLMEIEAQLADAVSAAENWSSRHSKEMKDKGQLEMEITLLNSRITDLTEQLHGQEEKARTEREGLLDRLHELNAESTTIRLENQSLKATLSALEEKLTLSQSEVQQVKVSVKQYESLVDSYKVQVQKTRAEADEYSARLQVAESAAQTVRDELDQEIQQVRKQLHGRLAELEPLPEALRHTEHQLQEAHEKERLQERRNAELSTSLSELRIKVEQQGSLAEMLRHKNMLVLEENKQLQHKAEGLERKLEEANSQNRDLIQVISKREETIHSNQVRLEEKSRECSILTRQLEEALDDARRQVTQTRERAASKERVTQSKIVDLEAQLSRVKTELNQLQRAKEEAERRYQSRLQDVKDRLEQSDSTNRSLQNYVQFLKSSYVNVFGDPALTGSSFRTPSPI from the exons atgcAGAAAAAATCAAGAACACGCTCCTCCTCCCCACCTCTGCATGTGCATGTGAACGAGACCACACCTGTGCACGTGCATGTGAAGAAGAGCACAAAATGCAGCCCTACCAAGACAGCCCAG GTTAAGACAAAAAGTGGCTTGCATCCTACTGCTAAGGTAAAGACGAGGGTCCCATGGATCCCACCTGGCAAGGTCTCAACTCGAGAGGCCTCATATAAGTGGGAG GGACCAAGTCATCGTCTAGAGATAACACCTCCACAGGAACCTGAATGCTCCCAGTCTCCTCTCCGAATTGAAGATCTTTCCACGGATGAGGAAGAAGCACTGCATGGACGCATCAATCAGTACGAGAGGAAGATCGACAGCCTGATGACAGAGGTCAGCTCTCTGAAAAATGAG GTAGAGCTTCGCAAGAAGGAGCAGCTGCTAGAGCGTCAGTCGGAGAGGTTGAGTGCATCGCAGCGTGTCATTGCTGAGCAAGAGGAGGAGCTTGCAGAGGTCGCCCGGGAGCTGGAGGCCACAGAGCAGGAGAACTCCCGCCTACGGGTGTCCATGGAGAAGATGCTGGTGGAGAATGACTTTGGGAG ACTAGAAAGAGACAGTATGCAGCTAGACAAAGATGTTCTACTCAGAAAGCTGCTGGAAGCAGAGATGGACAGCAGTGCAGCCGCCAAGCAGGTGTCGGCCCTCCGTGAAACAGTCAGCCATATGTCCAGGAGTGTGAGT GAGAAAAGGATGTCAGGATCAGACTCAACACTCTTGACCCGACAGAAAGAGCTCTTGCTGCAGAAACTGGAGACTTTTGAGAGCACTAACAGAGCCCTCAGGCATCTTCTGAGAGAACAACATAGTCGAGAG ATGGAGTCACTAAGACTTTTGGAGCAGAAAGACACGCTTCTGAAAAGACTTTCTGATGTGGAAGAAGACAATTCG CGTATTCTTGCGAAGCTTcaagacaaagagagagaggttAACCAGCTCACTTCCTTGTTAGAGAGCGAAAAG GAGAGTGCAAAGACCACCAGTGAACTGTCCAAAGTTTTGGAGTCCACCCGAGCACATCTTCAGGGTCAGCTCCGCAATAAAGAGTCAGAGAATAGCCGCCTTAATGTTCAGATCAGG AATCTAGAGCGATCCATCAGCCAGCAGCAGGGGGAGGTAGATCACCTGCAGAATCAGTTGCGAGACCTCAGGCAGCAAGCGGAGGCTGACAAGGAGGCCCTAAAGAAAGCCACGAGGGCACAGAAACAGCGGGCCCAGCGCAGTGAAGACACTGTGGGACAGCTCAGCGCCCAGCTCATGGAGATA GAAGCACAGTTGGCAGATGCTGTGTCAGCTGCAGAGAACTGGAGCAGTCGCCACTCAAAAGAGATGAAGGACAAAGGACAGCTAGAGATGGAGATCACATTGTTGAACAG CCGTATTACAGACCTGACAGAACAGTTGCATGGGCAGGAAGAGAAAGCCCGAACTGAGAGAGAAGGACTCTTAGATCGCCTTCATGAGCTCAATGCCGAGAGCACTACTATACGCCTGGAGAACCAGAGCCTTAAG GCCACTTTGTCTGCCTTGGAAGAGAAGTTGACATTGtcccagtctgaggtccagcAGGTCAAAGTTTCCGTGAAACAGTATGAGAGCTTGGTGGACAGCTATAAAGTCCAG GTTCAGAAGACCCGTGCTGAAGCAGACGAGTACTCTGCACGCCTGCAGGTGGCTGAAAGTGCAGCTCAGACTGTAAGAGATGAGCTAGACCAGGAGATCCAGCAGGTCAGGAAGCAGCTCCACGGTCGTCTGGCGGAACTGGAGCCACTTCCTGAAGCTCTAAGACACACCGAACACCAGTTGCAGGAAGCTCACGAGAAAGAGCGCTTGCAAGAGAGAAGAAATGCAGAGCTCAGCACCTCCCTCTCAGAGCTACGTATTAAG GTGGAGCAACAGGGAAGTCTGGCAGAGATGTTGAGACACAAGAACATGTTggtactggaagaaaacaagCAGCTTCAGCACAAAGCAGAGGGCCTTGAGCG GAAGCTAGAGGAGGCTAACTCACAAAACCGAGACCTCATCCAGGTGATTTCAAAACGTGAAGAGACTATTCATAGCAACCAGGTGCGTCTGGAAGAAAAGTCTCGGGAGTGCAGTATTCTGACTCGACAGCTGGAGGAGGCCCTGGACGATGCTCGTCGGCAG GTGACCCAGACCAGGGAGCGAGCAGCCTCTAAAGAGCGTGTTACCCAGTCCAAAATTGTCGACCTAGAGGCTCAACTTAGCAGAGTAAAAACTGAGCTGAACCAGCTACAACGAGCCAAAGAGGAG GCCGAACGGAGGTACCAGAGCCGTTTACAAGACGTCAAGGACAGACTGGAGCAGTCCGACAGCACAAACCGTAGCCTCCAGAACTATGTCCAGTTCCTAAAATCTTCTTACGTCAATGTGTTTGGAGATCCTGCTCTCACTGGGTCCTCGTTCCGCACGCCTTCACCAATCTGA
- the fam219aa gene encoding protein FAM219A isoform X1 — MMEEIDRFQVPPVNPEMKLLDPAATSSLEAETGTREPESVAINYKPSPLQVKIEKQRELARKGSVKNGPVGSPVSQQPKKNNVMARTRLVVPNKGYSSLDQSPDEKPLVALDTDSDDDFDMSRYSSSGYSSAEVRCLRDQQINQDLNIQLLKDGYRLDEIPDDEDLDLIPPKSVNPTCMCCQATSSTACQIQ, encoded by the exons ATGATGGAAGAAATTGACCGATTTCAAGTGCCACCAGTGAATCCAGAGATGAAGCTGCTG GATCCTGCAGCAACGTCCAGTTTAGAGGCCGAAACAGGAACGAGAGAACCAGAGTCAGTCGCTATCAACTACAAGCCCTCTCCGCTGCAAGTGAAGATAG AGAAACAACGAGAACTCGCGAGGAAAGGCTCGGTGAAGAATGGACCTGTGGGTAGTCCAGTCAGTCAGCAACCCAAGAAAAATAATGTTATGGCCAGAACAAG GTTGGTTGTACCTAATAAAGGCTATTCCTCCTTAGACCAGAGTCCAGATGAGAAGCCGCTTGTAGCACTGGACACTGACAG TGACGACGACTTTGATATGTCCAGATACTCATCGTCTGGATATTCCTCAGCCGAGGTGAGATGTCTGAGGGACCAG CAAATAAACCAAGACTTAAACATCCAGCTCCTGAAGGATGGCTACCGACTGGACGAAATCCCAGATGATGAAGACCTGGACCTCATCCCCCCCAAATCAGTCAACCCTACCTGCATGTGCTGCCAAGCCACTTCCTCCACAGCCTGTCAAATTCAGTAA
- the odf2a gene encoding outer dense fiber protein 2 isoform X2 — protein sequence MKKSRTRSSSPPLHVHVNETTPVHVHVKKSTKCSPTKTAQVKTKSGLHPTAKVKTRVPWIPPGKVSTREASYKWEGPSHRLEITPPQEPECSQSPLRIEDLSTDEEEALHGRINQYERKIDSLMTEVSSLKNEVELRKKEQLLERQSERLSASQRVIAEQEEELAEVARELEATEQENSRLRVSMEKMLVENDFGRLERDSMQLDKDVLLRKLLEAEMDSSAAAKQVSALRETVSHMSRSVSEKRMSGSDSTLLTRQKELLLQKLETFESTNRALRHLLREQHSREMESLRLLEQKDTLLKRLSDVEEDNSRILAKLQDKEREVNQLTSLLESEKESAKTTSELSKVLESTRAHLQGQLRNKESENSRLNVQIRNLERSISQQQGEVDHLQNQLRDLRQQAEADKEALKKATRAQKQRAQRSEDTVGQLSAQLMEIEAQLADAVSAAENWSSRHSKEMKDKGQLEMEITLLNSRITDLTEQLHGQEEKARTEREGLLDRLHELNAESTTIRLENQSLKATLSALEEKLTLSQSEVQQVKVSVKQYESLVDSYKVQVQKTRAEADEYSARLQVAESAAQTVRDELDQEIQQVRKQLHGRLAELEPLPEALRHTEHQLQEAHEKERLQERRNAELSTSLSELRIKVEQQGSLAEMLRHKNMLVLEENKQLQHKAEGLERKLEEANSQNRDLIQVISKREETIHSNQVRLEEKSRECSILTRQLEEALDDARRQVTQTRERAASKERVTQSKIVDLEAQLSRVKTELNQLQRAKEEAERRYQSRLQDVKDRLEQSDSTNRSLQNYVQFLKSSYVNVFGDPALTGSSFRTPSPI from the exons ATG AAAAAATCAAGAACACGCTCCTCCTCCCCACCTCTGCATGTGCATGTGAACGAGACCACACCTGTGCACGTGCATGTGAAGAAGAGCACAAAATGCAGCCCTACCAAGACAGCCCAG GTTAAGACAAAAAGTGGCTTGCATCCTACTGCTAAGGTAAAGACGAGGGTCCCATGGATCCCACCTGGCAAGGTCTCAACTCGAGAGGCCTCATATAAGTGGGAG GGACCAAGTCATCGTCTAGAGATAACACCTCCACAGGAACCTGAATGCTCCCAGTCTCCTCTCCGAATTGAAGATCTTTCCACGGATGAGGAAGAAGCACTGCATGGACGCATCAATCAGTACGAGAGGAAGATCGACAGCCTGATGACAGAGGTCAGCTCTCTGAAAAATGAG GTAGAGCTTCGCAAGAAGGAGCAGCTGCTAGAGCGTCAGTCGGAGAGGTTGAGTGCATCGCAGCGTGTCATTGCTGAGCAAGAGGAGGAGCTTGCAGAGGTCGCCCGGGAGCTGGAGGCCACAGAGCAGGAGAACTCCCGCCTACGGGTGTCCATGGAGAAGATGCTGGTGGAGAATGACTTTGGGAG ACTAGAAAGAGACAGTATGCAGCTAGACAAAGATGTTCTACTCAGAAAGCTGCTGGAAGCAGAGATGGACAGCAGTGCAGCCGCCAAGCAGGTGTCGGCCCTCCGTGAAACAGTCAGCCATATGTCCAGGAGTGTGAGT GAGAAAAGGATGTCAGGATCAGACTCAACACTCTTGACCCGACAGAAAGAGCTCTTGCTGCAGAAACTGGAGACTTTTGAGAGCACTAACAGAGCCCTCAGGCATCTTCTGAGAGAACAACATAGTCGAGAG ATGGAGTCACTAAGACTTTTGGAGCAGAAAGACACGCTTCTGAAAAGACTTTCTGATGTGGAAGAAGACAATTCG CGTATTCTTGCGAAGCTTcaagacaaagagagagaggttAACCAGCTCACTTCCTTGTTAGAGAGCGAAAAG GAGAGTGCAAAGACCACCAGTGAACTGTCCAAAGTTTTGGAGTCCACCCGAGCACATCTTCAGGGTCAGCTCCGCAATAAAGAGTCAGAGAATAGCCGCCTTAATGTTCAGATCAGG AATCTAGAGCGATCCATCAGCCAGCAGCAGGGGGAGGTAGATCACCTGCAGAATCAGTTGCGAGACCTCAGGCAGCAAGCGGAGGCTGACAAGGAGGCCCTAAAGAAAGCCACGAGGGCACAGAAACAGCGGGCCCAGCGCAGTGAAGACACTGTGGGACAGCTCAGCGCCCAGCTCATGGAGATA GAAGCACAGTTGGCAGATGCTGTGTCAGCTGCAGAGAACTGGAGCAGTCGCCACTCAAAAGAGATGAAGGACAAAGGACAGCTAGAGATGGAGATCACATTGTTGAACAG CCGTATTACAGACCTGACAGAACAGTTGCATGGGCAGGAAGAGAAAGCCCGAACTGAGAGAGAAGGACTCTTAGATCGCCTTCATGAGCTCAATGCCGAGAGCACTACTATACGCCTGGAGAACCAGAGCCTTAAG GCCACTTTGTCTGCCTTGGAAGAGAAGTTGACATTGtcccagtctgaggtccagcAGGTCAAAGTTTCCGTGAAACAGTATGAGAGCTTGGTGGACAGCTATAAAGTCCAG GTTCAGAAGACCCGTGCTGAAGCAGACGAGTACTCTGCACGCCTGCAGGTGGCTGAAAGTGCAGCTCAGACTGTAAGAGATGAGCTAGACCAGGAGATCCAGCAGGTCAGGAAGCAGCTCCACGGTCGTCTGGCGGAACTGGAGCCACTTCCTGAAGCTCTAAGACACACCGAACACCAGTTGCAGGAAGCTCACGAGAAAGAGCGCTTGCAAGAGAGAAGAAATGCAGAGCTCAGCACCTCCCTCTCAGAGCTACGTATTAAG GTGGAGCAACAGGGAAGTCTGGCAGAGATGTTGAGACACAAGAACATGTTggtactggaagaaaacaagCAGCTTCAGCACAAAGCAGAGGGCCTTGAGCG GAAGCTAGAGGAGGCTAACTCACAAAACCGAGACCTCATCCAGGTGATTTCAAAACGTGAAGAGACTATTCATAGCAACCAGGTGCGTCTGGAAGAAAAGTCTCGGGAGTGCAGTATTCTGACTCGACAGCTGGAGGAGGCCCTGGACGATGCTCGTCGGCAG GTGACCCAGACCAGGGAGCGAGCAGCCTCTAAAGAGCGTGTTACCCAGTCCAAAATTGTCGACCTAGAGGCTCAACTTAGCAGAGTAAAAACTGAGCTGAACCAGCTACAACGAGCCAAAGAGGAG GCCGAACGGAGGTACCAGAGCCGTTTACAAGACGTCAAGGACAGACTGGAGCAGTCCGACAGCACAAACCGTAGCCTCCAGAACTATGTCCAGTTCCTAAAATCTTCTTACGTCAATGTGTTTGGAGATCCTGCTCTCACTGGGTCCTCGTTCCGCACGCCTTCACCAATCTGA
- the odf2a gene encoding outer dense fiber protein 2 isoform X3 yields the protein MQKKSRTRSSSPPLHVHVNETTPVHVHVKKSTKCSPTKTAQVKTKSGLHPTAKVKTRVPWIPPGKVSTREASYKWEGPSHRLEITPPQEPECSQSPLRIEDLSTDEEEALHGRINQYERKIDSLMTEVSSLKNEVELRKKEQLLERQSERLSASQRVIAEQEEELAEVARELEATEQENSRLRVSMEKMLVENDFGRLERDSMQLDKDVLLRKLLEAEMDSSAAAKQVSALRETVSHMSRSEKRMSGSDSTLLTRQKELLLQKLETFESTNRALRHLLREQHSREMESLRLLEQKDTLLKRLSDVEEDNSRILAKLQDKEREVNQLTSLLESEKESAKTTSELSKVLESTRAHLQGQLRNKESENSRLNVQIRNLERSISQQQGEVDHLQNQLRDLRQQAEADKEALKKATRAQKQRAQRSEDTVGQLSAQLMEIEAQLADAVSAAENWSSRHSKEMKDKGQLEMEITLLNSRITDLTEQLHGQEEKARTEREGLLDRLHELNAESTTIRLENQSLKATLSALEEKLTLSQSEVQQVKVSVKQYESLVDSYKVQVQKTRAEADEYSARLQVAESAAQTVRDELDQEIQQVRKQLHGRLAELEPLPEALRHTEHQLQEAHEKERLQERRNAELSTSLSELRIKVEQQGSLAEMLRHKNMLVLEENKQLQHKAEGLERKLEEANSQNRDLIQVISKREETIHSNQVRLEEKSRECSILTRQLEEALDDARRQVTQTRERAASKERVTQSKIVDLEAQLSRVKTELNQLQRAKEEAERRYQSRLQDVKDRLEQSDSTNRSLQNYVQFLKSSYVNVFGDPALTGSSFRTPSPI from the exons atgcAGAAAAAATCAAGAACACGCTCCTCCTCCCCACCTCTGCATGTGCATGTGAACGAGACCACACCTGTGCACGTGCATGTGAAGAAGAGCACAAAATGCAGCCCTACCAAGACAGCCCAG GTTAAGACAAAAAGTGGCTTGCATCCTACTGCTAAGGTAAAGACGAGGGTCCCATGGATCCCACCTGGCAAGGTCTCAACTCGAGAGGCCTCATATAAGTGGGAG GGACCAAGTCATCGTCTAGAGATAACACCTCCACAGGAACCTGAATGCTCCCAGTCTCCTCTCCGAATTGAAGATCTTTCCACGGATGAGGAAGAAGCACTGCATGGACGCATCAATCAGTACGAGAGGAAGATCGACAGCCTGATGACAGAGGTCAGCTCTCTGAAAAATGAG GTAGAGCTTCGCAAGAAGGAGCAGCTGCTAGAGCGTCAGTCGGAGAGGTTGAGTGCATCGCAGCGTGTCATTGCTGAGCAAGAGGAGGAGCTTGCAGAGGTCGCCCGGGAGCTGGAGGCCACAGAGCAGGAGAACTCCCGCCTACGGGTGTCCATGGAGAAGATGCTGGTGGAGAATGACTTTGGGAG ACTAGAAAGAGACAGTATGCAGCTAGACAAAGATGTTCTACTCAGAAAGCTGCTGGAAGCAGAGATGGACAGCAGTGCAGCCGCCAAGCAGGTGTCGGCCCTCCGTGAAACAGTCAGCCATATGTCCAGGAGT GAGAAAAGGATGTCAGGATCAGACTCAACACTCTTGACCCGACAGAAAGAGCTCTTGCTGCAGAAACTGGAGACTTTTGAGAGCACTAACAGAGCCCTCAGGCATCTTCTGAGAGAACAACATAGTCGAGAG ATGGAGTCACTAAGACTTTTGGAGCAGAAAGACACGCTTCTGAAAAGACTTTCTGATGTGGAAGAAGACAATTCG CGTATTCTTGCGAAGCTTcaagacaaagagagagaggttAACCAGCTCACTTCCTTGTTAGAGAGCGAAAAG GAGAGTGCAAAGACCACCAGTGAACTGTCCAAAGTTTTGGAGTCCACCCGAGCACATCTTCAGGGTCAGCTCCGCAATAAAGAGTCAGAGAATAGCCGCCTTAATGTTCAGATCAGG AATCTAGAGCGATCCATCAGCCAGCAGCAGGGGGAGGTAGATCACCTGCAGAATCAGTTGCGAGACCTCAGGCAGCAAGCGGAGGCTGACAAGGAGGCCCTAAAGAAAGCCACGAGGGCACAGAAACAGCGGGCCCAGCGCAGTGAAGACACTGTGGGACAGCTCAGCGCCCAGCTCATGGAGATA GAAGCACAGTTGGCAGATGCTGTGTCAGCTGCAGAGAACTGGAGCAGTCGCCACTCAAAAGAGATGAAGGACAAAGGACAGCTAGAGATGGAGATCACATTGTTGAACAG CCGTATTACAGACCTGACAGAACAGTTGCATGGGCAGGAAGAGAAAGCCCGAACTGAGAGAGAAGGACTCTTAGATCGCCTTCATGAGCTCAATGCCGAGAGCACTACTATACGCCTGGAGAACCAGAGCCTTAAG GCCACTTTGTCTGCCTTGGAAGAGAAGTTGACATTGtcccagtctgaggtccagcAGGTCAAAGTTTCCGTGAAACAGTATGAGAGCTTGGTGGACAGCTATAAAGTCCAG GTTCAGAAGACCCGTGCTGAAGCAGACGAGTACTCTGCACGCCTGCAGGTGGCTGAAAGTGCAGCTCAGACTGTAAGAGATGAGCTAGACCAGGAGATCCAGCAGGTCAGGAAGCAGCTCCACGGTCGTCTGGCGGAACTGGAGCCACTTCCTGAAGCTCTAAGACACACCGAACACCAGTTGCAGGAAGCTCACGAGAAAGAGCGCTTGCAAGAGAGAAGAAATGCAGAGCTCAGCACCTCCCTCTCAGAGCTACGTATTAAG GTGGAGCAACAGGGAAGTCTGGCAGAGATGTTGAGACACAAGAACATGTTggtactggaagaaaacaagCAGCTTCAGCACAAAGCAGAGGGCCTTGAGCG GAAGCTAGAGGAGGCTAACTCACAAAACCGAGACCTCATCCAGGTGATTTCAAAACGTGAAGAGACTATTCATAGCAACCAGGTGCGTCTGGAAGAAAAGTCTCGGGAGTGCAGTATTCTGACTCGACAGCTGGAGGAGGCCCTGGACGATGCTCGTCGGCAG GTGACCCAGACCAGGGAGCGAGCAGCCTCTAAAGAGCGTGTTACCCAGTCCAAAATTGTCGACCTAGAGGCTCAACTTAGCAGAGTAAAAACTGAGCTGAACCAGCTACAACGAGCCAAAGAGGAG GCCGAACGGAGGTACCAGAGCCGTTTACAAGACGTCAAGGACAGACTGGAGCAGTCCGACAGCACAAACCGTAGCCTCCAGAACTATGTCCAGTTCCTAAAATCTTCTTACGTCAATGTGTTTGGAGATCCTGCTCTCACTGGGTCCTCGTTCCGCACGCCTTCACCAATCTGA
- the fam219aa gene encoding protein FAM219A isoform X2, with protein MMEEIDRFQVPPVNPEMKLLDPAATSSLEAETGTREPESVAINYKPSPLQVKIEKQRELARKGSVKNGPVGSPVSQQPKKNNVMARTRLVVPNKGYSSLDQSPDEKPLVALDTDSDDDFDMSRYSSSGYSSAEQINQDLNIQLLKDGYRLDEIPDDEDLDLIPPKSVNPTCMCCQATSSTACQIQ; from the exons ATGATGGAAGAAATTGACCGATTTCAAGTGCCACCAGTGAATCCAGAGATGAAGCTGCTG GATCCTGCAGCAACGTCCAGTTTAGAGGCCGAAACAGGAACGAGAGAACCAGAGTCAGTCGCTATCAACTACAAGCCCTCTCCGCTGCAAGTGAAGATAG AGAAACAACGAGAACTCGCGAGGAAAGGCTCGGTGAAGAATGGACCTGTGGGTAGTCCAGTCAGTCAGCAACCCAAGAAAAATAATGTTATGGCCAGAACAAG GTTGGTTGTACCTAATAAAGGCTATTCCTCCTTAGACCAGAGTCCAGATGAGAAGCCGCTTGTAGCACTGGACACTGACAG TGACGACGACTTTGATATGTCCAGATACTCATCGTCTGGATATTCCTCAGCCGAG CAAATAAACCAAGACTTAAACATCCAGCTCCTGAAGGATGGCTACCGACTGGACGAAATCCCAGATGATGAAGACCTGGACCTCATCCCCCCCAAATCAGTCAACCCTACCTGCATGTGCTGCCAAGCCACTTCCTCCACAGCCTGTCAAATTCAGTAA
- the si:dkey-228b2.6 gene encoding THAP domain-containing protein 2 encodes MPSCDFCGYGPDENIDDVSFYKFPLQEAHRRHWIVNMGRDAEWTPSESSSLCSAHFTPDCFESGSERLHSDAIPTVFNFTQTTNQVLGDTENILPQQGAPGSFDSSRSPCCDCFKHLQATEKNYQLKLAAAQLQIKEYKKNLAEESRKATQWQKRVIVLQSAIRAMKQRGSIPATRKTSTPKTNHLD; translated from the exons ATGCCATCGTGTGATTTCTGCGGATACGGGCCGGATGAGAATATCGACGATGTCTCATTTTACAA ATTCCCATTACAAGAAGCGCATCGCCGCCATTGGATAGTGAATATGGGGAGGGACGCTGAATGGACGCCATCTGAATCCTCGTCTTTGTGCTCCGCTCATTTCACTCCGGATTGTTTTGAATCTGGATCTGAGCGTTTACACTCAGACGCCATTCcgactgtatttaattttacacaGACAACG AATCAGGTTCTAGGGGACACTGAAAATATCCTTCCACAGCAAGGAGCACCTGGATCATTCGACTCATCCAGATCACCCTGCTGTGACTGTTTTAAACATCTGCAGgcaacagaaaaaaattacCAGCTGAAATTAGCTGCTGCTCAGCTTCAGATAAAAGAGTACAAAAAGAATCTAGCGGAAGAGTCACGGAAAGCAACGCAATGGCAAAAGAGAGTAATAGTTTTGCAGAGTGCAATCAGAGCAATGAAACAAAGGGGGTCAATACCTGCAACAAGAAAAACTTCTACACCTAAAACTAATCATTTGGACTGA